The Anastrepha ludens isolate Willacy chromosome 2, idAnaLude1.1, whole genome shotgun sequence genome contains a region encoding:
- the LOC128870023 gene encoding jerky protein homolog-like, with product MFMPPDVTPFIQPMDQKAIKITKLHYRNSLLASIAATKSDLLESLKKINLKTAINLLDAAWFRVGEATLAKWWNSILKFAVNNDDPEDNVPLAILKEKWEAELRTLMSTTVDLLSSLNPQIEFTLPAIHEWNEDIEGNADDDHQQEDESDDDSVSEQLEKIKPTEAAEIFNKRSPLDGKRVRVFLP from the exons atgtttatgccaccaGACGTTACTCCCTTCATTCAACCGATGGATCAGAAggcaataaaaatcactaagttgcattacagaaacagccttctagcttcaatagcagcgacaaagtctgatttgctcgagtcgttgaaaaaaattaacttaaaaacagctataaatcttttagatgcggcttggtttcgagttggtgaagcaacattagctaagtggtggaacagtattttaaaatttgcggtaaacaatgatgatcccgaagataatgttccgttggcgattttaaaagaaaaatgggaagccgaacttcgcaccttgatgagcaccaccgtcgatctccttagtagtttaaatcc tcagattgaattcacgttaccagccattcatgaatggaacgaagatatcgagggcaatgcagatgacgatcatcaacaagaggacgaatccgatgatgacagcgtatcagagcaactggagaaaattaagccgactgaagctgctgaaattttcaacaag CGCTCGCCGCTCGATGGTAAACGTgtgcgtgtatttctgccatga
- the LOC128869948 gene encoding uncharacterized protein LOC128869948, with the protein MRVRLQNDSSAREFSKQLLKIGDGKIASDQNGYIMLPNNFYIIVSSKQELIDRVFPNIVQNYNNHDWLRKRAILAPKNINVNEINFHIQEKLPGDSVTYKSIDSAMNNEDAVNYPVEFLNSLEPPGMPPHNLNLKYGSSIILLRNLNAPKLCNETRLSVKKLMPNLIQATILTGKAKGEIVPIPRIPLIPTSSISCSAIFCYDRKQSPRANAPGVWS; encoded by the coding sequence ATGCGTGTGCGTCTTCAAAATGATTCATCAGCACGTGAGTTTTCAAAGCAATTGCTGAAGATTGGCGATGGAAAAATTGCAAGTGATCAAAATGGGTATATCATGTTACcgaataatttttacataattgtaTCATCAAAACAAGAACTCATTGATCGCGTTTTcccaaatattgttcaaaattacaataacCATGATTGGTTACGAAAACGTGCAATTTTAGCACCAAAAAATAtcaatgtcaatgaaatcaatttcCACATCCAGGAAAAATTGCCAGGTgattcggtaacgtataaatcCATTGATAGTGCTATGAATAATGAAGACGCAGTCAATTATCCGgtcgaatttttaaattctttggaACCACCAGGCATGCCACCgcataatttgaatttgaaatatgGTTCATCGATTATACTTCTCCGAAATCTTAATGCACCAAAACTATGTAATGAGACGAGACTTTCAGTGAAGAAATTGATGCCAAATTTAATTCAAGCAACAATTCTCACTGGCAAAGCAAAAGGTGAAATTGTACCAATACCGCGCATCCCATTAATAccaacgtcttcaatttcctgttcggcTATCTTTTGCTATGACCGTAAACAAAGCCCAAGGGCAAACGCTCCAGGTGTGTGGAGTTAA